In Rhizobium sp. WSM4643, the following are encoded in one genomic region:
- a CDS encoding [protein-PII] uridylyltransferase: MQTKQAAGREPAVRHEQETAPATAMRDLDFSNILDIELLQKQCDAVAEANRNRPDILRADLLAVLKKASTEGRQKAREALMADGGGLNCAYRISWLQDQIITVLYNFATAHIFPHQKNKFAVTAVGGYGRDTLAPGSDIDLLFLFLPRPAEETHKAVEFMLYVLWDMGFKVGHATRTVEECIALSKSDMTIRTAILEMRCICGLQRLGTELETRFDKEIVTGTGPEFIAAKLAERDERHRKAGDTRYLVEPNVKEGKGGLRDLHTLFWISKYYYHVRDQAELVKLGVLSKHEYRLLEKADDFLWAVRCHMHFLTGKAEERLSFDIQREIAEAFGYHTRPGLSAVERFMKHYFLVAKDVGDLTRILCAALEDQQAKAIPGLTGVISRFTHRNRKIAGSVEFVEDRGRIALADPEVFKRDPVNIIRLFHVADINGLEFHPDALKRVTRSLALIDTSLRENDEANRLFMSILTSKRDPALILRRMNEAGVLGRFIPEFGKIVAMMQFNMYHHYTVDEHLIRTVDILSEIDKGRAEDLHPLANKLMPGIEDREALYVAVLLHDIAKGRQEDHSIAGARVARKLCARFGLSQKQTEIVVWLIEEHLTMSMVAQTRDLTDRKTITDFADRVQSLDRLKMLLILTICDIRAVGPGVWNGWKGQLLRTLYYETELLLAGGFSEVSRKERANAAAEALRSALADWSQKDRNTYTKLHYQPYLLSVPLEDQIRHAHFIRQADKAGQALATTVRTDSFHAITEITVLSPDHPRLLAVIAGACAAAGANIVDAQIFTTSDGRALDTIHVSREFTDDADELRRAATIGRMIEDVLSGRKRLPEVIATRARNRKKSKAFVIPPSVNITNSLSNKFTVIEVECLDRPGLLSEITAVLSDLSLDIQSARITTFGEKVIDTFYVTDLVGQKISGDSKRANITARMKAVMAEEEDELRERMPSGIIAPAATARTSPSTDKKAGSPV, translated from the coding sequence ATGCAGACGAAACAAGCGGCAGGCCGTGAACCGGCAGTCCGGCATGAACAGGAAACCGCCCCGGCGACAGCGATGCGCGACCTCGATTTCTCCAACATCCTCGACATCGAGCTCTTGCAGAAGCAGTGTGACGCCGTTGCCGAGGCCAACCGCAACCGACCCGACATCCTGCGCGCCGATCTTCTGGCGGTGCTGAAGAAGGCGAGCACGGAGGGCCGGCAGAAGGCGCGCGAGGCACTCATGGCCGACGGCGGCGGGCTGAATTGCGCCTACCGGATTTCCTGGCTGCAGGACCAGATCATCACCGTCCTCTACAATTTCGCCACCGCCCATATCTTTCCGCATCAGAAAAATAAGTTCGCGGTGACCGCCGTCGGTGGCTACGGCCGCGACACGCTGGCGCCCGGCTCGGATATCGACCTGCTCTTTCTCTTCTTGCCGAGGCCGGCGGAAGAGACGCACAAGGCGGTCGAATTCATGCTCTACGTGCTTTGGGACATGGGCTTCAAGGTCGGCCATGCCACCCGCACGGTGGAGGAGTGCATCGCGCTTTCCAAGTCCGACATGACGATCCGCACCGCCATCCTGGAGATGCGCTGCATCTGCGGCCTGCAGCGGCTGGGAACCGAGCTCGAGACCCGCTTCGACAAGGAAATCGTCACCGGCACCGGTCCCGAATTCATCGCCGCCAAGCTTGCCGAGCGCGACGAACGCCACCGCAAAGCGGGCGACACGCGTTATCTCGTCGAACCGAACGTCAAGGAAGGCAAAGGCGGGCTTCGCGACCTGCACACGCTGTTCTGGATCTCGAAATATTATTATCACGTGCGCGACCAGGCGGAGCTGGTCAAACTCGGCGTGCTGTCCAAGCACGAATACCGTCTGCTTGAGAAAGCCGACGATTTTCTCTGGGCGGTGCGCTGCCATATGCACTTTCTGACCGGCAAGGCCGAGGAGCGTCTGTCCTTCGACATCCAGCGCGAGATCGCCGAAGCCTTCGGCTATCATACGCGCCCGGGCCTTTCGGCCGTCGAGCGCTTCATGAAACACTATTTCCTTGTCGCCAAGGATGTCGGCGATCTCACGCGCATCCTTTGCGCTGCGCTTGAAGACCAGCAGGCGAAGGCGATCCCGGGCCTTACCGGCGTCATCAGCCGCTTCACCCATCGCAATCGCAAGATCGCCGGCAGCGTCGAATTCGTCGAAGACCGCGGCCGTATCGCGCTCGCCGACCCCGAGGTCTTCAAGCGCGATCCGGTCAACATCATCCGGCTCTTCCATGTCGCCGACATCAACGGGCTGGAATTCCATCCGGACGCGCTGAAACGCGTCACCCGTTCACTCGCCTTGATCGACACCAGCCTGCGGGAAAATGATGAGGCGAACCGCCTGTTCATGTCGATCCTGACGTCGAAGCGTGATCCGGCGCTCATCCTGCGACGGATGAACGAGGCCGGCGTGCTCGGCCGTTTTATCCCGGAATTCGGCAAAATCGTCGCGATGATGCAGTTCAACATGTATCATCACTATACGGTCGACGAACATCTGATCCGCACCGTCGACATTCTCTCCGAGATCGACAAGGGACGCGCCGAGGATCTGCATCCGCTCGCCAACAAGCTGATGCCCGGCATAGAGGATCGCGAGGCGTTGTATGTCGCCGTTCTCCTCCACGACATCGCCAAGGGCCGGCAGGAGGATCATTCGATCGCCGGCGCCCGCGTCGCCCGCAAGCTCTGCGCCCGCTTCGGCCTGTCGCAGAAGCAGACCGAGATCGTCGTCTGGCTGATCGAGGAACATCTGACCATGTCGATGGTGGCACAGACCCGCGACCTCACCGACCGCAAGACGATCACCGATTTCGCCGACCGCGTGCAGTCGCTCGACCGGCTGAAGATGCTCCTGATCCTGACGATCTGCGATATCCGCGCCGTCGGTCCGGGTGTGTGGAACGGCTGGAAGGGCCAGCTGCTGCGCACGCTCTATTATGAAACCGAGCTGCTGCTCGCCGGCGGCTTTTCAGAGGTCTCCCGCAAGGAGCGGGCCAATGCCGCCGCCGAGGCGCTGCGTTCAGCGCTCGCCGACTGGAGCCAGAAGGACCGCAATACCTATACCAAGCTGCACTACCAGCCCTATCTGCTCTCGGTGCCGCTGGAAGACCAGATCCGCCACGCCCACTTCATCCGCCAAGCCGATAAGGCGGGCCAAGCGCTCGCGACCACGGTGCGCACCGACAGTTTCCACGCGATCACCGAGATCACCGTGCTGTCGCCCGACCATCCGCGGCTGCTCGCCGTCATTGCTGGCGCTTGTGCCGCGGCCGGCGCCAACATCGTCGACGCCCAGATCTTCACCACATCGGACGGGCGGGCGCTCGACACCATCCATGTCAGCCGCGAATTTACCGACGATGCCGACGAGCTGCGGCGTGCGGCGACGATCGGACGGATGATCGAGGACGTGCTGTCCGGCCGCAAGCGGCTGCCCGAGGTCATCGCCACGCGCGCGCGCAACCGCAAGAAAAGCAAGGCTTTCGTCATTCCGCCGTCGGTCAACATCACCAACAGCCTGTCGAACAAGTTCACCGTCATCGAAGTCGAATGCCTCGACCGGCCGGGACTGCTGTCGGAGATCACCGCCGTGCTGTCCGATCTGTCGCTCGACATCCAGTCGGCCCGCATCACCACTTTCGGCGAGAAGGTGATCGACACCTTCTACGTCACCGATCTGGTCGGCCAGAAAATATCCGGCGACAGCAAGCGCGCCAACATCACCGCCCGGATGAAGGCCGTCATGGCCGAGGAGGAGGACGAGTTGCGCGAGCGCATGCCCTCCGGCATCATCGCGCCCGCCGCCACAGCCCGGACATCGCCCTCCACCGACAAGAAAGCCGGTTCCCCCGTATGA